The genomic stretch GGCCGGGGCCTTTTCTGCAGCTGGTCAGCGCTGTGCTTCTTTCAACTGTTCTTCACAACGGTCAAGAAGCTCCATTGATTGTTCGAAAAACTGTTCATCTGTGCCGGGAGAGGCCTTAACCGCTTCAGAATATTCGAGCCGGGCGCTGG from Bacillus marinisedimentorum encodes the following:
- a CDS encoding DUF2564 family protein, producing MSEPYNELKQLEMSIKAAQKMVGTATMSMDPDQLSDAERAVTSARLEYSEAVKASPGTDEQFFEQSMELLDRCEEQLKEAQR